The Microcebus murinus isolate Inina chromosome 1, M.murinus_Inina_mat1.0, whole genome shotgun sequence genome includes a region encoding these proteins:
- the SPTSSB gene encoding serine palmitoyltransferase small subunit B, with amino-acid sequence MDFRRVKEYFSWLYYQYQIISCCAVLEPWEQSMFNTILLTIFAMVIYTAYVFIPIHIRLAWEFFSRICGYQSTISN; translated from the coding sequence ATGGATTTCCGGCGTGTGAAGGAATATTTCTCCTGGCTCTACTATCAATACCAAATCATTAGCTGCTGTGCTGTCTTGGAGCCCTGGGAGCAATCTATGTTCAATACCATCTTACTAACCATTTTTGCTATGGTTATATACACTGCCTATGTCTTCATCCCCATCCACATTCGCCTGGCTTGggaatttttttcaagaatatgCGGATATCAAAGTACAATTTCTAATTGA